ACTGATCTTCTCCCAAATAGGTATTAAACGCCTGCTGACCCCAAGGGCAGTTCATCGGATTGACCACCGGCGAGAAGGCCGACACTGAACGGAAGCGCCCTGGATGACGCAGCGCCAGGATCAACGCTCCGTGCCCTCCCATTGAGTGCCCGCTAATCGATTCGCGCCCATTGACCGGGAAGTGCTGACGCACCACCGAAGGCAACTCCTCGATCACATAATCGTACATGCGATAGTGGGACTTCCAGGGTGACTCGGTGGCATTCACGTAAAAACCGGCACCCGAGCCTAAATCATAGCTTTCATGCTCCCCGGGCAAGTCGGTGCCCCGTGGGCTAGTATCAGGGCAAACAATCGCCACGCCCAGCTCAGCGGCAATACGGTGAGCGCCCGCTTTCTGCATGAAATTTTCGTCATTACAGGTTAAGCCCGACAACCACCACAGCAGCGGTACGCGCTCGTTTTCCGCCTGGGGCGGCAAGTAAACAGCGAAGATCATGTCGCAATCCAGCGCACGGGAGTAGTGGCGGTAGCGCTTATGCCAGCCACCGAAACTACGGTTGGCGGACACCAGTTCTAGAGTTTCACTCATGCTCATGGGCAGGTTCCTTTAAATGCAGCAAACGCGGCAGGTCTACCCTACCGCGTTTTAGCGTTTCAAACGTGCTTTCTATACTACTTAATAATGCTGTGCACAGGCCGAATGACTGTCTGTAAAACACACGATAACGGAGTGCCAGGGTAGGTTGAAGCGAGGGTCTTTTGACAGGGATGTCAAAAGTAGCGCCCACGGATGGGTTCACAGCGCCCTCGCGGAAACCTGCACTGGCACGGCATCGAGCCACAGAGCCTAGTAATGCAGCACGGTACGAATGCTCTTACCCGCATGCAGTAACTCAAACGCTTCGTTGATTTTCTCAAACGGCATATCGTGAGTAATGAAATCGTCGATATTGATTTCGCCGTTCATATAACGATCAACGTAGCCCGGCAGCTCGCTGCGCCCTTTTACGCCGCCAAAAGCGGAGCCTTTCCAGACCCGTCCGGTGACCAGTTGGAACGGCCGTGTGGAGATCTCCTCACCGGCACCGGCTACACCAATGATGATCGATTCACCCCAGCCTTTGTGGCAGCACTCCAGCGCTGAACGCATCACGTTGACGTTGCCGATACACTCAAAGGAGTAGTCAACGCCGCCATCGGTCAAATCGACAATGACCTGCTGAATGGGGTCTGAGTACTCTTTCGGGTTCACAAAGTCGGTGGCGCCAAACTGCTTGGCCAGCTCGAACTTATCAGCATTGACGTCGATAGCAATAATACGCCCCGCCTTGGCCATTACCGCGCCTTGAATGACGGCCAAACCGATAGCCCCGAGACCAAACACCGCCACCGTGGCGCCAGGCTCTACTTTAGCGGTATTCAGCACCGCACCGATACCGGTAGTCACACCACAGCCCAACAGACAAATTTTATCCATGGGCGCTTCTTTTGAAACCACCGCCAGGGAGACTTCAGGCAACACGGTGTACTCACTAAACGTGGAGGTACCCATGTAGTGATGAAGCATTTTGCCATCGAGTGAGAAACGCGAGGTGCCGTCGGGCATGACCCCTTTGCCTTGGGTAGCGCGCACGCTACCACATAGGTTGGTTTTACCCGACAGACAGAATTTACACTTGCCGCACTCGGCGGTGTAGAGCGGAATCACATGGTCGCCTGGCTTAAGGCTAGTGACGCCCTCGCCGACTTCCTGAACAACGCCGGCACCTTCATGGCCCAGCACCGCAGGGAAGTTACCTTCGGGATCAGCACCGGAAAGCGTATAAGCATCGGTATGGCAAACGCTTGTCGCAGCCATCTTAACCAACACTTCTCCCGCCTTAGGGCCTTCAACATCAATCTCAACCAGTTCAAGCGGTTTACCCGCTTCCAGTGCAACAGCTGCGCGTGACTTCATATTGACTCCTAAACGTTCATTACTTCAAAAACAAAAACTAAGGCGTTACTCGTCACTTGCCACTGGGCCAAACTCAATCGGCAGCCAGCGGTAGCCTTCTTCATCTTTTACGATATGACCAATGCCGGGAAATGGCATGTGGGCACCGGCGACCCAGTGCTTATCTTCAACTGCGCTTTCGAGCACTTCTTCTCGAGTGCGAATGGCTTGCTCGGGGTCTGAGTCAAACTCAATGGCCACAGTGGGGTCGGCAAATTGCACGCCGTAACTGTGCACCACATCACCCCATACCAGCATGGCGTCATCATCGCTGTTCAGCATGAAGCTTGAGTGTCCGGCGGTGTGGCCATGGGTATCTTGGGCAACGACACCCATCAGCACTTCATCACCGGCCGTAAAAGGGTTGAAACGGTCAGTTTCCTGATAAGGCGCTACCGCCTCTTGAGCCATGGTAAAGAAGGGTTGATTGGCTTCAGGAGCCGCAGCCGCACGCTCCTCATCCAGCCAAAAATCGGCATCCGCTTGGCTGGCACGCAGTTCAGCATTGGGATAAACAGCTTCGCCCTCCTCATTGGCCAAACCACACACATGGTCAGGATGCAGATGAGTCATCAGCACCGTGTCAACATCCTCCGGCGAGTAACCAGAAGCACGCAGGTTACTCTCCACCTGACCTAATGAGGGGCCAAAGCAGGCAGCTGAGCCGGCATCAACCAGCACAAGGTTCTCACCAGTGTGAATAAGAAAAGCATTGACCGCAGTTTGCATGCCACTTTCTGCATCGATAAATAGCGCATCCAGGTGGCGGAGAATATCTTCTTGCTCCATGCCTTTTAGCAAGGAGGTATCAATAGCCGTATGGCCATCGTATAGCGCGGTTACCTCATACTCCCCAACCATCATGCGAAACCAACCTGGCGCCTGCTCCTGCTGCTGGGTGGGCAGCTCCGCCTGAGCACTGACTGCCCAGCCAGCGCTCACGGCCACTGCTAGGGCACCGCGAGACCACCGAGATAAAGATATAGGCATAAATAAAAGGCTCCATTGATAGGCCAGCGATACTAACAGTGTAAGCCACCTAGGCGCTCTTGATAAACCGGGATACACTCACAAGATTATTGCTACACAGCAATAATCGCTATCAACCCGAGGAGTTGGCATGCAGCACTGGAGCCGTATCGAAGCCTTTGTTGAGGTAGTGCGTTTAGGCACGTTCTCTGCTGCGGCCCGCCACTTAAAGGTATCTACCTCGCATATTAGCCGCTTGGTCAGTCAACTCGAAAACCAGCTGGGCGTGCAATTGCTCTATCGCACCACCCGCCAGATCCGCTTAACCGACGCAGGCACTATCTACGTTGAACACTGTCGCCATCTATTTGATGGGCTACGCGATGCCGAGCAGGCGCTTAGTGAACTCCAGGACAAGCCCAATGGGCTGCTTAAACTCACCTCCGCCACCACCTTCGGTGAGCGCTTTATCGCCCCGTTGGTTAATGACTTTCAGTGTTTACATCCGCAGCTGGACGTCCATATGCATTTTACTAACCGTCCGGTAGAACTGATTGAGGAAGGCTACGATATTGCCATCAGGATGGGAGTATTAAAGGATTCGAGCCTAATCGCCAGGCGACTGTGCGACCGCCGCGAGTATATCGTCGGCTCACAAAGCTACTTCCGCCAAGCGCCACGCCCGCATACGCTGAGCGAGCTTAACCAGCATCGCTGCCTGATTGGCTCACGACCTAATTGGTTGTTTGAAGTGAACGGTCAACGACGTGAGGTGCGCGTAGAAGGGCGCTGGAGCGGTAATTCCGGCCCTGCATTATTAGATGCCGCACTTAAAGGGCTAGGGCTTGCTCAACTGCCCGACTATTATGTTGGCCCCTACCTGGCCAGTGGTGAGCTGGTGGCCGTGCTTGAGCCTTTTCGCCACCATGATACTGCCGTCTGGGCGGTCTACCCCCGACACCGCCACCTGTCGCCCAAAATCCGCCAGTTGGTTGACTATTTGGCCGCCAACATTGACAGCTTATTGCCCAGGAACCCGCTGACCTAGCACTCGATGGCATTGACAGCGAGCCCGCCCTTGGAGGTCTCTTTGTATTTATCCTGCATATCACGGCCAGTATCGCGCATAGTACGGATCACTTTATCCAGCGATATAAAGTGATCGCCATCGCCATGCAGCGCCATTCGTGCAGCATTGATAGCTTTGACGGAGGCGATCGCATTGCGCTCGATGCAGGGCACTTGAACAAGCCCTCCTACCGGGTCGCAGGTCAAACCGAGGTTATGCTCCAAGCCAATTTCAGCGGCATTCTCAACCTGGCCCGGCGAGCCACCCAGCACTTCGGCAAGCCCTGCGGCCGCCATGGCACAGGCGGAGCCCACTTCACCCTGGCACCCCACCTCCGCACCGGAAATGGAAGCGTTCTTTTTGCATAAAATGCCTACTGCCCCGGCGGTCAGCAGAAAGTCCACCACATCGGCTTCGCTAGCGTCGGGCTCAAACTTCAAATAGTACGCCAACACCGCAGGCACTATGCCCGCCGCACCGTTGGTCGGGGCGGTGACCATGCGCCGCCCGGCGGCGTTCTCTTCATTGACCGCCAGCGCAAACACATTGACCCAATCCATCACGGTAAAACTCGACACAATCAGCCGCTGATTTTTCGGCGGATGCAGCAACTGTTGATGGAGTAGCTGTGCTCGACGGCGCACATTTAATCCACCGGGCAAATGGCCCGTCGCGCGCAGGCCATTCTCGATGCTGTCGCTCATGGCGTGCCAAATGATCAGCAGTTCTTCACGTATGGCTGATTCGCTACGCCAGGCTTTTTCATTTTCAAGCATTAGTTGGCTAATCCGCAGCTGATGCTGCTGACATAGCATGAGCAGTTCGGCTGCCGTATTAAAGGGATACTTCAGTTCAGTAGCATCTTCGCCAACCTCGCCTTGTTCAGCCTTAGCTTGATCGACATAGAAACCGCCGCCAAGGGAGTAAAACGTATTGGTTGCCAACAGCGTGTCATCACAATAGGCGCTCAGCACCATGGCATTGGGATGAAACGGCAGACACGCCTCATCCCACTCGACATCGTTCCGGGCCTCAAAAGCGATTGCCTGACCATTGGCAAGTACCAGCGACTCACCCTCTTCAAGTTTTTTTAATCGCGCGGCAATCGTGTCCGGGTCTATACTTTCCGGCGCCTCTCCCATCAGCCCCATGATCACTGCCTGGTCGGTGCCGTGCCCCACCCCGGTGGCAGCAAGCGAGCCATGCAGCCTCACCACTAACCGGGTAACGCTGGTATCTTCAAGCGCCATGGCAAAGTCGCGGGCCGCACGCATTGGCCCCACCGTATGGGAGCTTGAAGGCCCAATACCAATTCGGAAAAGATCAAACACACTAATAGCCATGCCTGTTACACCTCACAACGCTGTTATTACTTGCCGATTAGACACTTTGCAGTGCTGACAACCAAACGTCGAGCGGTTAACCGCAATATCGACGTGCGAACACATAAGTGTGACGATATAATGAACATTCACCCATGCATGTTTTAATATGCGAATAGCGACGCTGCTTACCCACAAAGGATGTTGGTATGTCTTCCCCCCCTGCTTGGCCCATCGGGTTTCAAACCATTTTAGTGCGTGCGGTGTTGTACGTACTGTTTATCGGTGCGATTGCCCAAGGTGCCTACTTAGAAGCACTTTATCTCCCCTCAGTACGCTTTTCTGAGCTGGGCTTTACTGAATTTACCCAAACGTTGGTGCTGGCCACCTGCTGTGCAATGCTGATCTATATTCGCCAAGTACTTAAAGTATGGCCCACCGTCACGCTTCTGCTGCTGGCATTTGTGGCCGCCTCGTTGGTGCGCGAACAAGATCACTTTTTAGATAACTATGTGGCTCATAACACCTGGAAGGTGCTTGTTGCGCTGATTATTCTCCCATCGCTCTTTTGGGTGATTAAGCAGCGCCAACACTTTCTCGCGGAGTTCGCTCATTACAGCAACACCTTCGCCTTTGGTTTGTTTACGGCAGGCGTGCTGACCACTTATATATTCTCGCGCCTGTATGGGCGGCAGGAGTTTTGGCAAGCTATTCTTGAAGACAGCTATTCAGGAACCTTCAAGAGCGTAGCTGAAGAAGTCGTCGAGCTACTCGGTTATAGCCTAATTCTGATCGCCACCCTGGAGTTGCTGCTACTAGCCCATCGCATTTACAAAGCCCGGCAGACAACTATTTAAACTCTATGGTTACAGCATCCAATTGCTGCGCTTAAGCGCAGCAATGATCACCTCCCACCATCATCCACACAAAAAAAGCCCGCCGTTCTGAGAACGACGGGCTTTTTGCTTTCTATCTACCACTCACCATTCGAAACTTACGGCATTCACTCGTCAAGGAACGAACGCAGCGGCTCGGAGCGGCTGGGATGACGCAGCTTACGCAGCGCTTTGGCTTCAATCTGACGAATTCGCTCGCGAGTTACATCAAACTGCTTGCCCACCTCCTCCAGCGTATGGTCGGTGTTCATATCGATACCGAAACGCATGCGCAGCACCTTCGCTTCGCGGGCGGTCAAGCCGCCTAACACGTTGCGCGTTGCTTCGATAAGCCCTTCACCGGTGGCCATATCAATGGGCAGTAGCATGGTACCGTCTTCGATAAAGTCACCCAGGTGTGAATCATCGTCATCACCAATCGGCGTCTCCATGGAGATCGGCTCTTTGGCGATTTTGAGCACCTTACGAACTTTATCTTCCGGCATTTCCAAACGCTCGCCGAGCTCTTCCGGCGTCGGCTCACGACCCATTTCCTGCAACATCTGGCGCGATACGCGATTGAGCTTGTTGATCGTCTCAATCATATGCACCGGTATACGGATGGTGCGCGCCTGATCGGCAATCGAGCGGGTAATTGCCTGACGAATCCACCAGGTGGCATAGGTTGAGAACTTATAGCCACGGCGATATTCGAACTTGTCGACCGCTTTCATCAAGCCGATATTGCCTTCCTGGATAAGATCCAAGAACTGCAAACCACGGTTGGTGTACTTCTTGGCGATCGAGATCACCAAGCGAAGGTTAGCCTCAACCATCTCTTTCTTGGCGCGACGGGCTTTCGCCTCACCAATAGAGAGCTTGCGGTTCACCTCTTTAAGGTCGGCAACCGAGAGCTGCACCATATCCTCTTCGAAGGCGATCTTGCGCTGGGCACGGGCGATGTCGGCGCGCAGCGGCTCAAGGCGGTCGGCGTACTTGCTCTGCGCTGCCTGAAACTCATCCAGCCATGTTTTGCTCGACTCATTACCAGGAAACGACTTGATAAACGTCTTACGCGGCACCTTGGCTTTTTTCACGCACAGCTGCATGACCGCTTTCTCTTGGGCACGCACTTGCTCAACGCTGATGCGCACCTGACCGACCAAGCGCTCGAAGTGCTTAGGCACCAGCTTGATGGGCGAGAAAAGCACCGCCAAGCGGGCTTGCTCAGCTTTAAGCTCGGGACTGCCACGACCATGCTTGGCAAACGCCGCTTCGACCAAGGCGTTCTGCTCGCGAATCTGCTCGAAACGCGCACGGGCCTCTTCGGGATCCGGGCCGCCTTCGCTGGCCGTAGAGTCCTCGTCTTCATCGTCGCCGTCGCTCTCAACGTCGTCGTCAATTTCAGGCTCAGGCTCTGGCTCGGGCACCTCTGCTTCGGCAACGCCGGGAATGCCTTCATCGGGATCGATGAAACCAGAAAATAGATCCGAAAGACGCCCCGGCGCTTCTTCATCCTGGGTGGCGTCATAGGCGTCCAAAATAGACGCGACGGCTCCCGGCAAATAGGCCAGAGACGACATCACTTCACGGGTACCCTCTTCGATCCGTTTGGCGATTTCGATTTCGCCTTCACGGGTCAGAAGCTCAACCGTGCCCATTTCACGCATATACATGCGTACGGGGTCAGTGGTGCGGCCTACATCGCTTTCCACGGCGGCAAGAGCCGCTACGGCCTCTTCCGCAGCGGACTCGTCCGTGGATTGATCCGACATCATCAAAGTGTCTTCATCTGGCGCTTCTTCAGCGACACTTATACCCATGTCGTTGATCATGCCAATGATGTCTTCCACTTGATCCGGGTCGGCGATATCCTCGGGTAGATGGTCGTTGACCTCGGCATAGGTCAGGTAGCCCTGTTCCTTGCCTCGAGCGATCAACTCCTTCAGACGCGACTGCTGCTGCGCATTTCCAGCCATAGAAACCCTATCTCGACGAAGAAGAATGAAACACCTGGAGCGCTGAATCGATTAAACTCAACAAGCCGTACAGTATAGCGTAAAAAGCAGGAAATTTTCCAGCCCAACGTATTTGCGCGGTAATTCAGGTGTGTTAGTTTGTTCGGTTAGGCCAACGTTTGGCGACTGACCCTATATCTGGTGCTGAAACGTTAGGAATTCAACCCCCATCGCCCAAGACACCGCCTTATTGGCGCTGGGCAAGCTCCATTACCAAACTTGCCAAACGCTGGCGCTGCTCCTTATCCAACTTTTGCCCGGCGCGCTCCTGCGCCAGCAACGCCGTGTACTCCTCTTGGGGAGAACGCTGACGCTGAACGTACTGCAAGTGTTCCACCAAACCCTTCAGCTCTGCTTCCCGATCTGCTTTGGGAATCAATAGCTCGCGCTTAGCGAAAGCAGCCAAGGCCTGCCCCTGCTGGCTGCCTTGAAAATGCGCCAACACCACCTGCGGGCTGCGGTAGCGCCCCGCCTTGAGCAGTTCAATCAGCTCGCGGCATAGCGGCGCATCGTCATCTTCCGGCAACCACTCCAAATGATCAGGGAGCGTGGCTACCAGATTGGGCTCATGCAATAACAGCTGCACGATACGCCCAACCGGGGAGAGCGCCTGAGACCGTGAGCGCGATGAGCGGGCTGGCGCTGCCAAAACGGCTCCGGGCATGGAGGATGAGGCCGAATCGGGCTCCACCTGCTCTGCCTGCTCCTGCGAAACATCACCTTGGGTGACGGATCGCCGCGACGCTTGGACACGCTTTTCGAGCAGTGCTTTCAACTGCTCTTGCGCCAACCCGCTTCGCTTTGCCAATGACTCCAGCAGTAGCGATTTGAGCATGCCTTCAGGCACTTTGTTCAATGCTTCGAGCACCTGACTGGCAAACCGCTCACGCCCTTCCACGGTATTCAAGTCGCGCCCTTGGGCCGCCTGTTCGAATAGAAACTCCGACAGCGGCATGGCACAGGTCACGCGATTCTGAAAAGCCTGGGTGCCTTCACGGCGCACCAGGGTGTCCGGGTCATCACCTTCGGGCAGAAACAGAAAGCGCGCTTCACGACCGTCAATCATTTGCGGCAGCGAGGTTTCCAACGCCCGGCTAGCCGCCTGTCTTCCCGCACGGTCACCGTCGAAACAGAACACTACGCGACTCACCAGTCGAAACAGGCGGGTCAAATGGTCTTCCGTGGTGGCGGTACCCAGCGTCGCCACAGCGTTATGAATACCGTATTGCGCCAACGCCACCACATCCATATAGCCTTCGACCATGACCAGCTGCTCAAGCTTGTTCGAGGCTTGGCGCGCCTCATACAAGCCGTAAAGCTCACGACCTTTATGGAACACGGGCGTTTCCGGTGAGTTGAGATATTTGGGCTGATCATCACCCATCACTCGACCACCGAAGGCAATCGTGCGGCCGCGCAAATCGCGAATGGGGAACATTACCCGGTCACGAAAGCGGTCGTAGGTACGCCCAGTATCCTCACGGTGAATCAGCAGGCCGTACTCCACCTGCACTGGCTCACCAATACCACGCTCGCTGAGGTGCTGTTTTAGCGCTTCCCAACCCGCTGGGGCATAGCCAATGCCATAGGTCTTGATCACCTCGTCTGAGAGTCCCCGACCCGACAAATAGCGTTGGGCAGACTGGCCCTCCTGCATCTTTAATCGCTCGCGATAAAAACTGGCGGCGAGTTCGAGCAGGTTAACGCCCTCTTTGCGCTTCTTTTCCCGCTGCTGGGCACGCGGGTCATCAGCACCTTCACGCGGCACTTCAATACCCAGACGACCGGCCAAATGCTCTACCGCCTCAGGAAACGGCAGCTTGTCGTACTCCATCAAGAAGCGTAGTGCATTACCATTAGCTCCGCAGCCAAAGCAGTGATAAAACTGCTTATCAGCACTGACGGTAAACGATGGGGTTTTCTCTTGATGGAAGGGACATAGCCCGGAATAGTTACGGCCAGCCTTTTTAAGCTGCACACGCTCACCAACCACCTCGACCACGTCAACGCGGCCTAACAGGTCATCAATGAAACGCTGTGGAATTTGGCCTGCCATGAACTACGGGCATCCTCGCGCAAAGCGCTAACTTTCGAGACTGTTTTTTAAAAGCCCTGTTTAAAAACAGTTTTTAAAACCGGTCAAAACCAGTTTTAAGACACTGCCCAAGGTCATCAGACCCATTGCCAGATCAGATCATCGTAAACAGCGACGGTCTTGAACGACAGCTTTGGAAAACGATGGCTTTAAAAACAACAGTCAAAAACAAACGGCCACCTAGTGGCGGCCGCTTGGCATCCCTCTTGAGACGGCCAGCTAACTGCTCCGGCCCCCTCGGGTACGGATCAATAGAGCCGTTCGAAACGCTTTTGCTCACGCTGAACTTTCTTAGCGTGGCGTTTTACGGCAGCTGCCGCTTTGCGTTTACGCTCAGCAGTCGGCTTCTCATAGTGCTCGCGGCGGCGTACTTCAGAAAGAACACCGGCTTTTTCGCAAGAACGCTTGAAGCGACGCAGGGCGACGTCAAACGGCTCGTTATCACGTACTTTTACAGAAGGCATTAAGCACTCACCTACCTTAAGGAGTCTTGAGTTCGGATAGTACGTACACTGCGAAATTACATTTTAGAACACGGTGTACGACCCAGTTTTACAGCGCACAGTAGTTTAGTCGCCGTTGACCATCTTTGCAAATGCTTACGCTGACCTACGGCGATAATGCTAGACTAGCGCCCTTCAGTTTTCATCTTTATATCTTTTGAATAGCCTTTGAGAGTCCCACTTTATGCGAGTTCTGGGCATTGAAACATCCTGCGACGAAACAGGTGTCGCGCTTTACGACACCTCGTTAACCGGCGGCCAGGGGCTGCTTGCCGATGCGCTGTATAGCCAAATCGCCATGCATGCCGAATTTGGCGGCGTAGTGCCCGAACTCGCCTCTCGCGATCACACCCGCAAACTGCTGCCGTTGATTGAGCAAGTGCTCAGCGACGCCAAGCTGACGCGCCGCGATCTGGATGGCATCACTTACACCGCCGGCCCCGGCTTGGTCGGCGCATTAATGGTGGGCGCTAGCACCGCCCATGGCATGGCGCGCGCCTTGAACATCCCTGTGCTCGGCGTACACCATATGGAAGGCCATTTATTGGCACCAATGCTGGAAGACGAACCACCCGAGTTCCCTTTCGTTGCACTGTTGGTCTCCGGGGGGCATACCCAACTCGTCGAAGTTCAAGGGCTGGGTCGCTATCAACTGCTCGGCGAATCGGTGGATGACGCGGCAGGTGAAGCCTTTGATAAAGCCGCCAAGATGCTCGGACTGGCCTACCCTGGCGGCCCTCAGGTCGCCAAGTTAGCGGAACAGGGTGACCCCAAGCGTTTTCGTTTTCCACGCCCCATGACCGACCGGCCGGGACTGGATTTTAGTTTTTCGGGCCTTAAAACCCACACCATGACGGCCATTCGCCAACTGGAAACAGCCGGAGAACTCGACGCCCAGGCCCGCGCCGATGTTGCCCGAGCCTTTGAAGAGGCCGTTGTCGATACGTTGGTGATCAAGTGCCGTCGAGCGCTGGATCAAACCGGCTTGAAGCGTCTAGTAGTGGCGGGCGGAGTCAGCGCCAATCATCGCCTCCGCGCGCGACTGCAGGCTGAGTGCGAAAAACGTCAGGCCCGCGCCTACTACCCGCGCGGGCGATTCTGTACCGACAACGGCGCCATGATTGCCTATGTCGGTGCTCAACGTCTGGCGGCAGGCGAGTACGACACTCCTGGAATGATGCAGGCGACGCCCCGCTGGCCTCTCGATCAGTTGACACCGCCTGACTCACGCTAAGAACCACGAAACGGCGGCTCTTCACCACGTCGTAGACGACGAATATTAAGACCGTGTCGTGCCAGCACCAGCAGGCTGAAGCCCCCCACCACCATGACGTACTCCGGCGCCAGCCAGCCACAGGCAAGCGGCGCCACGAGAGCACTCACTAGCGACGCCAGCGCCGCTGTTTTTAATCGCCACACCAGCAGCGCCCATATCGCTGCACTCAGTAACGCCACCTGGGGCACCAATACCAGCAGTACACCAAAGGCACTGGCGACCGCTTTACCGCCACGAAAGCCGTGCCACAGCGGAAAACTATGACCTAGTAATACTGCCAACCCCACCAGCCCCTGCAGCCAGACCGGGTAGTCCAATAGCTTGGCACCGAGCACAGCGGGCATGGCTTTTAAAGCATCTAACAGCAGAGTGGCTGCCGCTAAGCGGGGGCCATATAGGCGCAGCACGTTGGAAAAGCCGGGATTAAATGAGCCGTGTTGGCGGGGGTCGCCCACACCCGCCAGGCGGCAAACGCTGATCGCTGCCAGCCAGCTGCCGCTTAAATAACCCACCACTATCCATACCATGGCGATTTGCTCGCTTTATAGACCGTTTCGATAGCCCG
This Vreelandella neptunia DNA region includes the following protein-coding sequences:
- the plsY gene encoding glycerol-3-phosphate 1-O-acyltransferase PlsY — translated: MVWIVVGYLSGSWLAAISVCRLAGVGDPRQHGSFNPGFSNVLRLYGPRLAAATLLLDALKAMPAVLGAKLLDYPVWLQGLVGLAVLLGHSFPLWHGFRGGKAVASAFGVLLVLVPQVALLSAAIWALLVWRLKTAALASLVSALVAPLACGWLAPEYVMVVGGFSLLVLARHGLNIRRLRRGEEPPFRGS
- the rpsU gene encoding 30S ribosomal protein S21, coding for MPSVKVRDNEPFDVALRRFKRSCEKAGVLSEVRRREHYEKPTAERKRKAAAAVKRHAKKVQREQKRFERLY
- the tsaD gene encoding tRNA (adenosine(37)-N6)-threonylcarbamoyltransferase complex transferase subunit TsaD, which codes for MRVLGIETSCDETGVALYDTSLTGGQGLLADALYSQIAMHAEFGGVVPELASRDHTRKLLPLIEQVLSDAKLTRRDLDGITYTAGPGLVGALMVGASTAHGMARALNIPVLGVHHMEGHLLAPMLEDEPPEFPFVALLVSGGHTQLVEVQGLGRYQLLGESVDDAAGEAFDKAAKMLGLAYPGGPQVAKLAEQGDPKRFRFPRPMTDRPGLDFSFSGLKTHTMTAIRQLETAGELDAQARADVARAFEEAVVDTLVIKCRRALDQTGLKRLVVAGGVSANHRLRARLQAECEKRQARAYYPRGRFCTDNGAMIAYVGAQRLAAGEYDTPGMMQATPRWPLDQLTPPDSR
- the dnaG gene encoding DNA primase, which translates into the protein MAGQIPQRFIDDLLGRVDVVEVVGERVQLKKAGRNYSGLCPFHQEKTPSFTVSADKQFYHCFGCGANGNALRFLMEYDKLPFPEAVEHLAGRLGIEVPREGADDPRAQQREKKRKEGVNLLELAASFYRERLKMQEGQSAQRYLSGRGLSDEVIKTYGIGYAPAGWEALKQHLSERGIGEPVQVEYGLLIHREDTGRTYDRFRDRVMFPIRDLRGRTIAFGGRVMGDDQPKYLNSPETPVFHKGRELYGLYEARQASNKLEQLVMVEGYMDVVALAQYGIHNAVATLGTATTEDHLTRLFRLVSRVVFCFDGDRAGRQAASRALETSLPQMIDGREARFLFLPEGDDPDTLVRREGTQAFQNRVTCAMPLSEFLFEQAAQGRDLNTVEGRERFASQVLEALNKVPEGMLKSLLLESLAKRSGLAQEQLKALLEKRVQASRRSVTQGDVSQEQAEQVEPDSASSSMPGAVLAAPARSSRSRSQALSPVGRIVQLLLHEPNLVATLPDHLEWLPEDDDAPLCRELIELLKAGRYRSPQVVLAHFQGSQQGQALAAFAKRELLIPKADREAELKGLVEHLQYVQRQRSPQEEYTALLAQERAGQKLDKEQRQRLASLVMELAQRQ